In the genome of Coraliomargarita algicola, one region contains:
- a CDS encoding phage head spike fiber domain-containing protein, whose product MNNVPYLALLLTCASSLTQAQSSLEMTAPFRPLETQQAKPQIEINDFNEHQTFAIVAGDNQIALHPKNLLRQNITIARQPKPVVSVSYWGANESGYGWPFPGGDEQVIRNNAKELVIQKSFHDGSTGESAGNFTQTITLLEDGQIESSYQYTLPAGAKQPDDGLIFRFEESLASGMPVEIDGVNYQITAAASSTNEAPLFRGPAKRIVFWPEKPTQRFSIEFTQTVDLFLRERINALRPDRQDIEMRATPDRNGSIAYKLDIRNTSAASMQTDDTFANINFWKNDRLHIPDFEASRNRLPNPSFESGLRYFNLYPIWGTWPGRDLPLYTLDSTQGLFGNQSLKVSAWKDYERPNYLSTFTLPTEPGKSYTFSFYAKALAPGQRMQLFCVSGQWGDFPKLSNNSIKLTQEWTRYSTTFTAPNRAASMLFKIQNTSTEMETATLIDALQFEEGEQPSEFIDTTLGSDLITANPDNFLQPDEAFDTRLVISGPSNAKGQVSYTLEDLYYQNVASGTLDFTTDTEGRSTIDLPIDASIGEGIFVLRCDYTLEDASYTDFYRLSCLQALTKPFKHRPLFSGPAVTRINRSEAVAERFSAIGYGSSSYQSDPIANDLYHQHHITSTGSGVFGYGPKGTGELAQARRQVWERLESEPYSNELAEQVEAVAYQMVQAYPWIETWFLHGECNGGGGKLEVVRKRDYEGFAKFIIACARGILRADPEKRLMLTGGPTNMSPSGGILYLRNTIQQVNQLAPDLKFDAIAAHPYRPVPENPDLDADATTFIKMLEQHGYGDTPIYWNEGIYNNPWQIAEWGLDPHKGCSTDHWRCGTPTYDMGWGERISAAYYARSWLVGLKYADRVAQYDGWVGSFQTMDTRLTPVLSQKIPHTLGTLLGEASYVQDVRFAPESRVYVFEDAQQRPVAAMWSYMPMVDRGYEASPIATIEFGTQRPEVINLMGNSVQLNFDKSGSIQIPVSPFPVFIRGEAGQTAALIQSMEQAKLSGAQQSAIALNYRVTQADELKVTLTNRLSQPYQGSITIPSIQPADSFPLELAGLASTQRSIQLPNPLKAEQMNDVSLSILLTEADGTSSEQAVTFEALPILRRDHFQIDGELNDWNEIPAIPLSNAIQVKPSAPVDTTREFEASYRVAWNESHLYLCVEVKDSEPHFPPTQTPSSIWTIDSLQVYLDTFGDNAERTVNQRFDFNDYEYDISKNQETDELIVYRRIAPEQQLAGGLDAPRPDTVEPDIDAAIRMTDKGYTYEVAFPRRLVAPLPLESAGSFRMGLTLNNGSSEGRQSNLNNLSVVGKDPYNAPEAWPIMLPVRAPATK is encoded by the coding sequence ATGAATAACGTCCCCTATCTTGCCCTCCTGTTAACCTGTGCCAGCTCACTGACTCAGGCACAAAGCTCACTGGAGATGACAGCTCCTTTTCGCCCACTGGAGACACAGCAGGCCAAGCCACAAATCGAGATTAATGACTTTAACGAGCATCAGACCTTTGCCATCGTAGCTGGTGACAATCAAATAGCCCTGCACCCCAAAAACCTACTCAGGCAAAATATCACGATCGCTCGTCAACCCAAGCCAGTCGTCAGTGTTTCATACTGGGGCGCCAACGAGTCCGGCTACGGCTGGCCCTTTCCCGGCGGCGACGAACAAGTCATTCGCAATAACGCAAAAGAATTAGTCATTCAAAAATCCTTTCATGATGGCTCCACGGGCGAATCTGCCGGAAACTTTACTCAAACGATCACTCTGCTCGAAGACGGACAGATCGAGAGCAGCTATCAATACACATTGCCTGCGGGAGCCAAACAGCCCGACGATGGTTTGATCTTTCGTTTCGAAGAATCCCTCGCGTCTGGCATGCCAGTAGAGATCGACGGGGTGAACTATCAAATCACCGCAGCAGCAAGCTCCACCAACGAAGCCCCGCTCTTTAGAGGTCCCGCCAAGCGAATTGTGTTTTGGCCGGAAAAACCAACCCAACGATTTAGTATCGAGTTTACACAAACCGTAGATCTGTTTCTTCGCGAACGCATCAACGCGTTGCGCCCGGATCGCCAAGACATCGAGATGCGAGCGACGCCCGACCGCAACGGTTCGATCGCTTATAAATTGGACATTCGCAATACTTCGGCCGCCTCGATGCAAACTGACGATACCTTTGCCAATATCAATTTCTGGAAAAATGACCGTTTACACATCCCCGATTTCGAAGCCAGTCGCAATCGCCTGCCCAACCCCTCGTTTGAATCCGGGCTGCGCTACTTCAACCTCTACCCGATCTGGGGAACTTGGCCGGGGCGCGACTTGCCTCTCTACACCCTGGACAGCACACAAGGGCTCTTCGGTAATCAGAGTTTGAAAGTTTCCGCGTGGAAAGATTACGAGCGACCAAACTACTTATCGACCTTTACTTTACCGACTGAACCCGGAAAAAGCTATACCTTCAGCTTCTACGCCAAAGCCCTCGCCCCGGGGCAACGCATGCAGCTGTTCTGCGTCTCTGGCCAATGGGGAGACTTCCCCAAGCTATCGAACAATAGCATTAAGCTCACTCAAGAGTGGACCCGATACTCCACCACTTTTACCGCGCCCAATCGCGCGGCGTCCATGCTGTTCAAAATTCAAAACACCAGCACCGAAATGGAAACGGCCACATTGATCGATGCCCTGCAATTTGAGGAAGGCGAACAGCCATCGGAATTTATCGACACGACCCTCGGCAGCGATCTGATCACCGCCAATCCCGACAACTTCCTTCAGCCTGATGAGGCCTTTGACACGCGCCTCGTAATCTCCGGCCCTTCAAACGCAAAGGGCCAAGTCAGCTATACTCTGGAAGATCTGTATTATCAGAATGTAGCCAGCGGAACGCTCGACTTTACGACAGACACGGAAGGACGCAGCACCATCGATCTACCCATCGATGCCTCCATCGGAGAAGGCATCTTTGTGCTCCGCTGCGACTACACTCTGGAGGATGCATCCTATACCGACTTCTATCGCCTAAGCTGTTTGCAAGCACTCACTAAACCGTTCAAGCACCGCCCACTCTTTTCAGGACCAGCGGTCACTCGCATCAATCGCAGCGAAGCTGTCGCAGAACGCTTTTCCGCCATCGGCTACGGCTCTTCGAGTTATCAGAGTGATCCAATTGCCAATGACTTGTATCATCAGCACCATATCACAAGCACCGGCTCCGGCGTGTTCGGTTATGGACCGAAAGGAACTGGCGAATTAGCTCAGGCGCGACGTCAAGTATGGGAACGTCTGGAAAGTGAGCCCTACAGCAACGAACTGGCTGAGCAAGTCGAAGCGGTCGCCTACCAGATGGTGCAAGCCTACCCATGGATCGAAACATGGTTTCTACATGGGGAATGCAACGGGGGCGGCGGGAAGCTTGAAGTCGTCCGCAAACGCGACTACGAGGGCTTTGCCAAATTCATAATCGCCTGCGCACGCGGCATCCTTCGGGCCGATCCTGAAAAACGCCTGATGCTGACCGGAGGGCCGACCAATATGTCGCCCAGTGGCGGTATCCTGTATCTAAGAAATACAATCCAACAGGTCAATCAGCTGGCGCCCGATCTCAAATTCGATGCCATCGCCGCTCACCCATATCGCCCGGTCCCCGAAAACCCGGACTTGGACGCGGATGCAACCACCTTCATTAAAATGCTCGAACAACATGGTTATGGGGATACGCCGATCTACTGGAACGAAGGCATCTATAATAACCCTTGGCAAATCGCTGAGTGGGGACTCGACCCTCATAAAGGTTGCTCGACCGACCACTGGCGCTGTGGCACCCCCACTTATGATATGGGATGGGGCGAACGTATCTCCGCGGCCTACTACGCACGCAGTTGGTTAGTCGGGTTAAAGTATGCCGACCGCGTCGCCCAATACGACGGATGGGTGGGTAGTTTTCAAACGATGGACACCCGTCTCACTCCCGTGCTATCACAAAAAATCCCCCACACGCTCGGCACCTTGCTGGGCGAAGCCAGCTATGTTCAGGACGTGCGCTTCGCACCAGAGTCCCGCGTCTATGTATTCGAGGATGCCCAGCAACGCCCCGTGGCCGCGATGTGGTCTTACATGCCCATGGTGGACCGCGGCTACGAAGCCAGCCCGATCGCCACCATCGAATTTGGCACACAACGCCCTGAAGTGATCAATCTGATGGGCAACTCCGTCCAACTTAATTTTGATAAGTCAGGTAGTATCCAAATCCCCGTCTCCCCTTTCCCGGTTTTCATTCGCGGCGAAGCGGGACAAACTGCCGCTCTAATTCAGTCAATGGAGCAAGCCAAGCTATCGGGTGCCCAACAATCAGCGATCGCCTTAAACTATCGAGTCACTCAAGCGGACGAACTCAAAGTCACCCTAACCAATCGTCTCAGCCAGCCATATCAGGGGTCCATCACAATCCCGTCTATTCAACCAGCCGACAGCTTCCCGCTGGAGCTGGCTGGCCTGGCGTCGACTCAACGTAGCATCCAACTGCCCAATCCTTTGAAAGCGGAACAAATGAACGACGTTTCGCTCTCGATCCTTTTAACTGAAGCCGACGGCACCTCTTCCGAGCAAGCCGTCACTTTCGAAGCACTGCCCATACTCAGGCGAGATCACTTCCAGATCGACGGCGAGCTAAACGACTGGAACGAAATCCCAGCAATCCCACTAAGCAATGCGATTCAGGTAAAACCGTCGGCACCAGTAGACACCACTCGCGAGTTCGAAGCTAGCTACCGCGTCGCCTGGAATGAGTCCCACCTCTACCTTTGTGTTGAAGTGAAAGACTCCGAGCCTCATTTCCCACCCACTCAGACTCCCTCGTCAATCTGGACCATTGACAGTCTGCAAGTCTATCTGGACACCTTTGGCGATAACGCCGAACGCACAGTCAATCAGAGATTCGACTTCAACGACTACGAGTACGACATCTCAAAAAATCAAGAGACCGACGAGCTAATCGTGTATCGACGCATTGCCCCCGAGCAACAACTCGCCGGAGGCCTGGATGCCCCCCGCCCCGACACCGTCGAACCCGATATCGATGCAGCCATCCGCATGACTGATAAGGGATACACGTATGAAGTGGCCTTCCCCCGCCGCTTAGTCGCGCCGTTGCCACTGGAGAGTGCCGGCTCATTCCGAATGGGCCTAACGCTCAACAACGGCAGTTCGGAAGGCAGACAGTCCAATTTAAATAACCTCTCCGTAGTGGGCAAAGATCCATACAATGCACCGGAAGCCTGGCCCATCATGCTGCCGGTACGGGCACCCGCGACAAAGTAA